The following are from one region of the Paenibacillus sp. JZ16 genome:
- a CDS encoding PRK06851 family protein yields the protein MVLTSSHYFAHGNTARGAHFLYKSAFDGLNKIFVLTGPQGTGKSTAMQSLVDSLLDKGFHVQCFHSPLRPDELDGIIFTELKVGIVDGRVCKGISDSGAGDIVFIDFGEAFDNSLISPGDFITIEDLSGKLENAYSNVYETFATALRIHDEWEKFYIDNMDFAKADQIALELVQELYAGHESDTPTASRHLFFGAATPRGAFDFIQSLTAQLERRIFIKGRAGSGKSTLLKKLASAAEQKGIDVQVFHCGFDPNSLDMLIFPELQTAIFDSTAPHEYFPDRDGDEILDMYTRTIAPGTDEAYADEIAGIKARYSAKMKEATSHLAEAEAIDSQIKAYYVAATDFSIVEKLHLQLQSELNALMSSIQPSK from the coding sequence TTGGTACTAACATCATCTCACTATTTTGCCCACGGCAACACTGCGCGCGGGGCTCATTTCTTGTATAAATCCGCATTTGATGGGTTGAACAAGATATTTGTCCTTACGGGGCCCCAAGGCACGGGGAAATCGACGGCCATGCAAAGCTTGGTGGATAGCCTGCTGGATAAAGGCTTCCATGTGCAATGTTTCCACTCCCCTCTCCGTCCCGACGAACTGGATGGCATTATTTTTACGGAATTGAAGGTTGGTATTGTCGACGGGCGAGTCTGTAAGGGGATTTCGGATAGCGGGGCCGGTGACATCGTCTTTATCGATTTTGGGGAAGCGTTCGATAACAGCCTTATTTCACCGGGAGACTTCATCACGATAGAAGATCTTAGCGGCAAGCTTGAGAACGCCTATTCAAATGTGTATGAAACATTCGCAACGGCCCTACGGATTCATGACGAGTGGGAAAAATTTTATATCGATAACATGGATTTTGCGAAGGCCGACCAGATTGCGCTGGAATTGGTTCAAGAATTATACGCCGGTCATGAAAGCGATACGCCAACTGCTTCGCGTCACTTATTTTTCGGGGCTGCGACTCCAAGGGGAGCATTCGATTTTATTCAAAGCTTGACCGCTCAGCTGGAAAGACGGATTTTCATCAAAGGAAGGGCGGGATCCGGCAAATCGACGCTGCTGAAAAAGCTTGCCTCCGCTGCCGAACAGAAAGGAATCGACGTTCAAGTGTTTCATTGCGGCTTTGACCCGAACAGTCTGGATATGCTGATATTCCCGGAGCTTCAAACAGCGATCTTCGACAGTACCGCTCCGCATGAATACTTCCCCGATCGGGACGGGGATGAGATCCTAGATATGTACACACGGACGATAGCCCCTGGTACCGATGAAGCCTATGCTGACGAAATAGCCGGTATCAAGGCGCGCTATTCGGCAAAAATGAAAGAGGCTACCTCCCATCTGGCGGAAGCCGAAGCCATCGATTCTCAGATTAAGGCCTACTATGTTGCGGCCACCGATTTTTCGATCGTAGAGAAACTCCATTTGCAATTACAGTCCGAATTGAATGCACTGATGAGCTCCATTCAGCCTTCAAAATAA
- the pnuC gene encoding nicotinamide riboside transporter PnuC produces the protein MKKVASGWNLFEIAWLVLFTSIAVGFTVISKDSLFGFTVFITGVLCVVLAAKGNLMSYVFGMYNTVGYAYLAYINGLFGEVMLNLLFFVPMNVIGFYMWKNHRQDGKLIMRQMELKGLLLIGTVCFLGCLLLGFGLSFIPGQNSPYIDATTTVLSVVATFLMVRRFKEQWLVYIVLNLFTVLLWAIRLLEGSSEGMLMIVMWSAYLVNAVYGYYNWNKGAKEVAA, from the coding sequence GTGAAAAAGGTTGCGAGTGGCTGGAACCTGTTCGAAATAGCATGGTTGGTGCTGTTCACCTCGATTGCTGTGGGGTTTACGGTGATTTCTAAGGACTCTTTATTCGGTTTTACCGTTTTTATTACTGGGGTGCTATGCGTGGTGCTTGCGGCGAAGGGCAATCTGATGAGCTATGTTTTCGGCATGTACAATACCGTCGGTTACGCTTATCTGGCCTATATTAACGGGTTGTTTGGAGAGGTCATGCTGAATCTGTTATTCTTCGTTCCGATGAACGTCATTGGCTTCTACATGTGGAAAAATCACCGCCAAGACGGCAAGCTGATCATGCGCCAAATGGAACTTAAAGGTCTGCTTCTCATTGGGACAGTCTGCTTTCTAGGCTGTTTGCTGCTGGGATTTGGGCTTTCGTTCATCCCGGGACAGAACTCGCCTTACATCGACGCTACTACGACGGTGCTGTCCGTTGTGGCCACCTTTTTAATGGTCCGCAGATTCAAGGAACAATGGCTGGTCTATATTGTGTTGAATTTGTTTACGGTGCTGCTGTGGGCGATTCGATTGCTGGAGGGCAGCAGCGAAGGCATGCTGATGATCGTCATGTGGAGCGCGTATTTGGTTAATGCGGTATACGGCTATTACAATTGGAATAAAGGGGCCAAGGAGGTGGCGGCATGA